In the genome of Sphingomonas naphthae, one region contains:
- a CDS encoding SUF system Fe-S cluster assembly protein, which translates to MSDGIERQELDAAPPPPPRARVEDAEAPAMAEAGRPRDYLDGFLAAKPAVIAEGEPGGSIYDGVIDALKEIYDPEIPVNIYELGLIYGVDVTTDNHVVVTMTLTTPNCPVAESMPGEVELRVGAVPGVGSAEVNLIWDPPWDPQKMSDEAKLELGML; encoded by the coding sequence CGCCGCGCGCGCGCGTCGAGGATGCCGAGGCGCCGGCCATGGCGGAGGCGGGCCGCCCGCGCGACTATCTCGATGGCTTCCTGGCGGCCAAGCCGGCGGTAATCGCGGAAGGGGAACCGGGCGGATCGATCTACGACGGCGTGATCGATGCGCTGAAGGAAATCTACGATCCCGAAATCCCGGTGAACATCTACGAACTGGGCCTGATCTACGGCGTGGACGTGACGACCGACAATCATGTCGTGGTGACGATGACGCTGACGACACCCAATTGCCCGGTGGCGGAATCGATGCCGGGCGAGGTGGAATTGCGCGTCGGCGCGGTGCCGGGGGTGGGCTCGGCCGAAGTGAATCTGATCTGGGACCCGCCGTGGGACCCGCAGAAGATGTCGGACGAAGCGAAGCTCGAACTGGGGATGTTGTAA
- a CDS encoding HesB/IscA family protein — translation MATTLRARPAALNLTPSAHARIAALMAEAPEGAVGVKLSTPRKGCSGLAYSVDYITAADPFDEKIVTPGGDFYVDGGSILYLIGSTMDWVEDDFTAGFVFQNPNAKGSCGCGESFTV, via the coding sequence ATGGCCACCACCCTTCGCGCCCGCCCGGCGGCGCTGAACCTCACCCCGTCCGCACATGCGCGGATCGCCGCGCTCATGGCGGAGGCGCCCGAGGGGGCGGTGGGCGTCAAGCTCTCCACCCCGCGCAAGGGCTGTTCGGGCCTCGCTTATTCGGTCGATTACATCACAGCCGCCGATCCGTTCGACGAGAAGATCGTCACCCCCGGCGGCGATTTCTACGTCGATGGCGGATCGATCCTTTATCTCATCGGATCGACGATGGACTGGGTGGAGGATGATTTCACCGCCGGCTTCGTCTTCCAGAATCCCAACGCCAAGGGCAGCTGCGGCTGCGGCGAGAGCTTCACGGTTTGA
- a CDS encoding TonB-dependent receptor domain-containing protein, whose amino-acid sequence MLHAHTRHLALTSALALSLCPALVLAAPATVAPAPEVSDPDEIVVTAAGFEQKIRDAPASISVLNRAELQERRFGSLAEALTNVEGIDVGQTAGKTGGLNISIRGMPSDYTLILVDGRRQNAPGNVTPNGFGETSTSFLPPFSAIDRIEVVRGPMSTLYGSDAMGGVVNLITRKVGTRWAGTVTGEATLQEDGQFGNIYSGNAYLHGPLVRDLIGLSVRGSYFRREAADITYETITGTEAEVSKRGPAPVKSRTHTLGGRLSMTPHVDHDLWFEADINRQWYDNSDSQLGTGTVQGGYGPEMRFNRDNYVLAHSWRAGFAQIDTTLTRNITETFGRTIPPGTPGKVAGDPRGLTATNSIADSRAVVPLGPVTATVGGQYWQAEMVDGVAVDKYEFVQWALFGEAEVKLVDRFKVTLGARYDDHETFGGKLSPRIYAVWNTSDAFTVKGGVSRGFKTPRLDQIAPGIVGFGGQGTIPLIGTPGLKPETSTSMEVGVYYDDGGVVSGNATVFNNRFKDKIATGAPIPNCTWSVQRNRPGCLDLGEFPRAENFGQTVNVDKAVTRGGEVAVKFAFTPAVSLSLNYTYTESEQKSGTEAGEPLVNTPRHMVNGNLRWKLTDALTTWARSEIRSKRYRGRGAEQTALGSYKGYALFHLGANYQLTPVIRLGAALYNVFDKDFTGFLPYQSGTQTIYASAYTNLQEPRRLWLSATVDF is encoded by the coding sequence ATGCTGCACGCCCATACACGCCATCTGGCGCTGACCAGCGCGCTTGCGCTGTCGCTCTGCCCCGCCCTCGTGCTGGCCGCACCGGCGACGGTGGCGCCCGCGCCCGAGGTGAGCGACCCCGACGAAATCGTGGTGACCGCCGCCGGCTTCGAGCAGAAGATCCGCGACGCGCCGGCCAGCATCAGCGTGCTCAATCGCGCCGAATTGCAGGAGCGCCGCTTCGGCAGCCTCGCCGAGGCGCTGACCAACGTGGAAGGGATCGACGTCGGCCAGACGGCGGGCAAGACCGGCGGGCTCAACATCTCGATCCGCGGCATGCCGAGCGATTACACGCTGATCCTGGTGGATGGACGCCGCCAGAACGCGCCGGGCAACGTAACGCCCAACGGCTTCGGCGAGACCTCGACCAGCTTCCTGCCGCCCTTCTCCGCGATCGACCGGATCGAGGTGGTGCGCGGGCCGATGTCGACGCTCTACGGATCGGACGCGATGGGCGGCGTGGTCAACCTCATCACCCGCAAGGTCGGCACGCGCTGGGCGGGCACCGTCACCGGCGAGGCGACGCTTCAGGAGGATGGCCAGTTCGGCAACATCTATTCGGGCAACGCCTATCTGCATGGGCCGCTGGTCAGGGATCTGATCGGCCTTTCGGTGCGCGGCAGCTATTTCCGCCGCGAGGCCGCCGACATCACCTACGAGACGATCACCGGCACCGAAGCGGAGGTGAGCAAGCGCGGGCCGGCACCGGTCAAGTCGCGCACGCACACCTTGGGCGGCCGCCTGTCGATGACCCCGCATGTCGATCACGACCTCTGGTTCGAGGCGGATATTAACCGGCAATGGTATGACAATTCGGACTCGCAGCTCGGCACCGGCACGGTGCAGGGCGGTTACGGCCCGGAGATGAGGTTCAACCGGGACAATTATGTGCTGGCGCACAGCTGGCGCGCGGGCTTCGCGCAGATCGACACGACCCTGACGCGCAACATCACCGAGACGTTCGGCCGCACCATCCCGCCCGGCACCCCCGGCAAGGTCGCCGGCGATCCGCGCGGCTTGACGGCGACCAACAGCATCGCCGACAGCCGCGCGGTCGTGCCGCTGGGGCCCGTTACCGCCACCGTCGGCGGGCAATATTGGCAGGCCGAGATGGTCGATGGCGTCGCCGTCGATAAGTACGAATTCGTCCAGTGGGCGCTGTTCGGCGAGGCCGAGGTGAAGCTGGTCGATCGCTTCAAGGTGACCTTGGGCGCGCGCTACGACGATCACGAGACGTTTGGCGGCAAGCTCTCGCCGCGCATCTACGCGGTGTGGAACACCAGCGACGCCTTCACCGTGAAGGGCGGGGTCAGCCGGGGCTTCAAGACGCCGCGCCTCGACCAGATCGCGCCGGGCATCGTCGGCTTCGGCGGGCAGGGCACCATTCCGCTGATCGGCACGCCGGGGCTGAAGCCCGAGACCAGCACCTCGATGGAAGTGGGCGTCTATTATGACGACGGCGGCGTCGTCAGCGGCAACGCCACTGTCTTCAACAACCGCTTCAAGGACAAGATCGCGACCGGCGCGCCGATCCCCAACTGCACCTGGAGCGTGCAGCGCAACCGACCGGGTTGCCTCGATCTCGGCGAATTCCCGCGCGCGGAGAATTTCGGCCAAACGGTCAACGTGGACAAGGCGGTGACGCGGGGTGGCGAAGTGGCGGTGAAGTTCGCCTTCACGCCGGCCGTCTCGCTATCGCTCAACTACACTTATACCGAAAGCGAGCAGAAGAGCGGCACGGAGGCGGGCGAGCCGCTGGTCAACACGCCCAGGCATATGGTGAACGGCAATCTGCGCTGGAAGCTGACCGACGCGCTGACGACCTGGGCGCGCTCCGAAATCCGATCGAAGCGCTATCGCGGGCGCGGCGCGGAGCAGACGGCGCTGGGCAGCTACAAGGGCTATGCGCTGTTTCACCTGGGCGCCAATTACCAGCTAACCCCGGTGATCCGCCTGGGCGCCGCACTCTACAATGTGTTCGACAAAGATTTCACCGGCTTCCTGCCCTATCAGAGCGGGACGCAGACGATCTACGCCTCGGCCTACACCAACCTGCAGGAGCCGCGCCGGCTCTGGCTATCGGCGACGGTGGATTTTTAG